The Methanobacterium lacus genome includes a region encoding these proteins:
- a CDS encoding Ig-like domain-containing protein encodes MNIRKKGLIILLIMVLFIFMGSASAANTTKKVSVNDKKFVNVTIPFTQNNGQIADKNVKYSANTFIGSVYVENNGIIYRLSKDKKSWIVSENFNGANHVAVSGLDSSKTKVNYYIGKNSKDWKKNVSTYNQVLYTNLYTGVNLHLKAHGKNIEKIYVITRNGSPNSIWVNVSGSTGLKVNKNGELEILNGSSALKLTKPFAYQMINGKRVVVPVSYVLNGTSYGYKTGAYNKKYRLFIDPLLSSTYLGGNSYDGINAIAVDKDGDVYVTGYTGSNDFPASGTYNNGAPTNEWDVFVSKFNSDLSTLEQSTYIGGSYSDQAYGIALDNSGRSGCNVFVTGVTYSHDYPMTNGAWTVPWDTGAGDVFITKLNNNLGLNTSTFFGGNRSDIAKGILIDASNNIYITGQTFSYNGTDPKGASVTGYPVRYSGFGEPTNAYTYVGNGDVFVSKLNNDLTYFTSGVVFGGEGTSYANAIAVDQQNYIYITGATNASDFPAIPLANTYPKNPSLVNNKGDYDAFVVKLSCQYLENIESAALLGGSAKDVGNGIAVDPVGRVYVVGGTWSTDFQPIVSQQASNNRGQEDAFVTILDKELQSVQYSIYLGGNSNDVANGVVVSGLGPNFGVVGTTNSTNFAGVTSSPAYNGNEDVFFSVLKNPNTSQQTLDTSIIGGANADYGNCAAMTGSGQVYVAGNTWSNDYPTTIGAYNNFAHDDLGYTKDAYVTEIDNFVDTEPPIVTKTDPLKNAINVPLNKVITLVFNEPIKEGANFADITLNSNTDQIAADIRITGNSLIVVPMEKLFKGVTYTLNLPDDAIEDLAGNAASSYTTNFTTIPAAQVKSTDPVKNAVNVALNKSIKVVFSESIKAGANFSGITLSTVNGHVAIKTPTISGNSLNIVPLANLISGTTYTLNIPNDAIEDLTSNPAASYTTSFTTVPPLQVTSSDPVNNAINVPVTKVIKIIFNKPIYSGSAYSQITLKDSSNTNIAITKSISGNVLTITKSSGTFAGGLYTLTLPVNSVVDVNNTSLVSGYTTKFTVDAVPPKIVSTTPTNSATKVSTKQQLTITFSKPVDSVNMNLVTIKSTSGTVIKLTPSISKDGKTLTLTLPTGTYAKSTKYVVTFQSKSIIDRSGNYMAAPYSFSFTTTS; translated from the coding sequence TTGAACATACGAAAAAAAGGATTGATAATTCTGTTGATTATGGTTCTTTTTATTTTCATGGGTTCGGCAAGTGCTGCCAACACAACAAAAAAGGTAAGTGTGAATGATAAAAAATTTGTCAATGTCACAATACCTTTCACCCAAAATAACGGCCAAATAGCAGATAAAAATGTGAAGTACTCGGCAAACACGTTTATTGGAAGTGTTTATGTCGAGAACAATGGAATTATTTACAGGTTAAGTAAGGATAAAAAGTCATGGATCGTTAGCGAGAATTTTAACGGTGCAAATCATGTAGCTGTTTCAGGACTCGACTCTTCAAAAACCAAGGTAAACTACTACATTGGAAAGAATTCTAAAGACTGGAAGAAAAACGTTTCAACCTATAATCAGGTTCTATACACCAATCTTTACACAGGTGTGAACCTCCATCTGAAGGCACATGGAAAGAACATCGAAAAGATATACGTTATAACACGTAACGGAAGTCCAAACAGTATATGGGTTAATGTTAGCGGATCTACAGGATTAAAAGTTAACAAAAATGGGGAACTTGAAATTCTAAACGGTTCAAGTGCACTTAAACTCACAAAACCATTCGCTTATCAGATGATCAATGGAAAACGTGTTGTTGTACCTGTTTCTTACGTTTTAAACGGAACAAGCTACGGATACAAAACTGGGGCATACAACAAGAAATACAGGCTGTTCATTGACCCATTACTTTCAAGCACCTATCTCGGTGGTAACAGTTATGATGGGATCAATGCAATTGCTGTGGACAAAGATGGAGACGTATACGTAACAGGGTACACTGGATCAAATGATTTCCCAGCCTCTGGAACATATAACAATGGTGCTCCAACAAACGAATGGGATGTATTTGTATCCAAATTCAACAGTGACCTCAGTACCTTAGAACAAAGTACTTACATTGGCGGAAGTTACAGTGATCAGGCCTATGGTATTGCACTGGATAACAGCGGCAGATCCGGATGTAATGTATTTGTTACAGGTGTAACCTATTCTCATGATTATCCTATGACAAATGGTGCATGGACAGTTCCATGGGATACTGGAGCTGGTGATGTTTTCATCACAAAATTGAACAATAATCTAGGTTTAAATACAAGTACTTTCTTCGGTGGAAATCGTTCAGATATAGCTAAAGGAATTTTGATAGATGCTTCAAACAACATCTACATAACAGGACAAACATTCTCCTACAACGGAACTGATCCTAAAGGCGCATCCGTAACAGGTTATCCTGTCAGATATTCTGGTTTTGGAGAACCTACAAATGCTTATACCTATGTTGGTAATGGAGATGTATTTGTATCAAAATTAAACAATGATCTTACTTACTTCACATCCGGAGTTGTTTTCGGAGGTGAGGGAACTAGTTATGCTAATGCAATAGCTGTAGACCAACAGAATTATATATACATAACCGGAGCAACCAATGCTTCTGATTTCCCAGCCATACCACTAGCAAACACGTATCCCAAGAACCCTAGTTTAGTAAACAATAAAGGAGATTATGATGCATTCGTTGTTAAATTATCATGCCAGTACCTCGAAAATATAGAAAGCGCAGCTTTACTAGGAGGATCTGCAAAAGATGTGGGTAATGGTATTGCTGTAGATCCTGTTGGAAGAGTTTACGTTGTTGGAGGAACCTGGTCAACAGATTTCCAGCCAATAGTTTCACAACAAGCAAGTAACAACAGAGGTCAGGAAGATGCATTTGTTACCATATTAGATAAAGAACTGCAATCAGTCCAATATAGTATATATCTAGGTGGTAACAGTAACGATGTTGCAAATGGCGTTGTTGTTTCAGGATTAGGTCCAAATTTCGGAGTCGTTGGAACCACAAATTCAACTAACTTTGCAGGTGTAACATCTTCCCCAGCTTACAACGGTAATGAAGACGTATTCTTCTCTGTGCTTAAAAATCCAAACACATCCCAACAAACCTTGGATACCTCAATAATAGGCGGGGCAAATGCAGATTATGGAAACTGTGCAGCAATGACCGGTAGTGGACAAGTGTATGTGGCAGGTAATACATGGTCTAATGATTATCCAACCACCATAGGTGCTTACAATAATTTTGCACATGATGATCTTGGATACACAAAAGACGCATATGTAACAGAGATCGACAACTTCGTTGACACAGAACCTCCAATTGTAACCAAAACCGATCCCTTAAAAAATGCAATTAATGTACCTCTCAATAAGGTAATTACGTTAGTATTCAATGAACCTATTAAAGAAGGGGCAAACTTTGCAGACATAACATTAAACTCCAACACTGACCAAATAGCTGCTGACATAAGAATAACAGGCAACTCCCTAATAGTAGTACCAATGGAGAAATTATTCAAAGGAGTAACATACACCCTTAACTTACCAGATGATGCCATAGAAGATTTAGCTGGTAACGCTGCAAGCTCTTACACCACTAATTTCACTACAATTCCTGCAGCACAAGTTAAAAGCACAGATCCAGTAAAAAACGCAGTTAATGTAGCATTAAACAAATCAATCAAGGTCGTATTCAGTGAATCTATAAAAGCAGGAGCAAACTTTTCAGGCATAACATTAAGCACTGTTAACGGTCATGTGGCAATAAAAACTCCGACAATATCCGGTAATTCGCTTAATATAGTTCCTTTGGCCAATTTAATTTCAGGAACAACATACACCCTAAACATACCTAACGATGCTATAGAAGATTTAACAAGCAACCCTGCTGCTTCATACACAACCAGCTTCACCACCGTTCCACCATTACAAGTAACAAGCTCAGACCCAGTCAACAATGCAATCAATGTTCCAGTAACCAAGGTAATAAAAATCATATTCAATAAACCGATCTATAGTGGATCCGCCTACAGCCAAATAACATTGAAGGACAGTTCAAACACAAATATAGCAATAACAAAGTCCATAAGCGGTAATGTTTTAACCATTACCAAAAGCAGTGGAACATTTGCAGGTGGATTGTACACACTAACCTTACCTGTTAATAGTGTTGTAGATGTTAACAACACAAGTTTAGTCTCAGGTTACACAACAAAATTCACAGTTGACGCTGTGCCTCCAAAAATTGTCAGTACAACACCAACAAATTCTGCAACCAAAGTCTCTACAAAGCAACAGTTAACAATAACATTCAGTAAACCAGTTGATAGCGTAAATATGAATTTGGTTACGATAAAAAGTACTAGTGGAACTGTTATAAAACTTACCCCCTCTATAAGCAAAGATGGTAAAACTTTAACTTTAACCTTGCCAACAGGCACATATGCTAAATCCACAAAGTACGTAGTAACATTCCAGTCAAAAAGCATTATTGATAGAAGCGGCAACTACATGGCAGCACCGTATTCATTCAGCTTTACCACAACGTCTTAG
- a CDS encoding DUF169 domain-containing protein: protein MSSCDVNGYEELSNKMKTKLGLEKSPVAVKLVLREEDIPEGISKIDSKLRHCEMVQKAAQGETFYATVEEQLCKGGAGAIGLMEPPEKVKTGEMYYSLERFSSLGAAKRTVDAIPKIDPIMKAIIYAPLETAPFDPDVVVIIGNSKQAMMLAQAMVFTLGGRIEADFAGIQSICGDAVAGPYTTKKPNFTLGCSGSRKYAGIKTDDVIVGMNGENIGCVVNALEAL, encoded by the coding sequence ATGAGTAGTTGTGATGTGAACGGTTATGAGGAATTATCAAATAAGATGAAGACCAAACTTGGACTAGAAAAATCTCCAGTTGCAGTTAAACTTGTTTTAAGGGAAGAAGACATTCCTGAGGGCATTTCCAAAATAGACTCCAAATTAAGGCACTGTGAAATGGTACAAAAAGCAGCCCAAGGAGAAACATTTTACGCAACTGTTGAAGAACAATTATGTAAAGGGGGAGCTGGTGCAATAGGGCTCATGGAACCGCCTGAAAAGGTTAAAACAGGGGAAATGTACTACTCCTTGGAAAGGTTTTCCAGCCTCGGTGCAGCCAAGAGAACAGTTGATGCCATACCCAAAATAGATCCAATTATGAAGGCTATAATCTACGCACCCCTGGAAACAGCACCCTTCGATCCAGATGTGGTGGTCATAATAGGCAACTCAAAACAAGCGATGATGTTGGCACAGGCAATGGTATTTACCCTTGGAGGAAGGATCGAAGCAGACTTTGCTGGAATTCAATCCATTTGTGGAGATGCAGTTGCAGGGCCTTACACAACTAAAAAACCAAACTTCACACTGGGATGCAGTGGCTCAAGAAAATATGCCGGAATAAAAACCGACGATGTAATAGTTGGAATGAACGGTGAAAATATAGGCTGCGTTGTAAACGCACTCGAAGCACTCTAA
- a CDS encoding geranylgeranylglyceryl/heptaprenylglyceryl phosphate synthase: MNVENYIRETLKDHKLHLTLLDPEEQTPEEAVSIAKNAVSGGTDGIMLGGSTTNSTELDATAKALKENVDVPIILFPGNITGVSKYADAIFFMSLLNSCNPYWITGAQALGAPTIKKLGIETISMGYLVVEPGGTVAWVGDAKVIPRKKPDLAAAYAMAADFMGMKLLYLEAGSGADEHIPKEMIQLVKKTTNSIVIVGGGIRTAQDAAEVAAAGADMVVTGTVVENSSNIKDKIQELVDGIRSTG; this comes from the coding sequence ATGAACGTTGAAAATTACATCAGAGAAACTCTAAAGGATCACAAGTTACACCTAACACTTCTTGATCCCGAGGAACAAACGCCTGAAGAAGCAGTTTCCATAGCTAAAAATGCTGTTTCTGGTGGAACAGATGGTATAATGTTGGGTGGTTCAACAACTAATTCTACAGAGCTTGATGCAACAGCCAAAGCACTTAAAGAAAATGTTGATGTTCCGATCATACTGTTTCCTGGTAACATAACTGGTGTTAGTAAATATGCTGATGCTATATTTTTTATGAGTCTACTGAACTCCTGTAATCCATACTGGATAACTGGAGCTCAAGCACTAGGTGCTCCAACAATTAAAAAACTGGGCATTGAAACCATATCCATGGGATATTTAGTTGTGGAACCTGGTGGAACAGTTGCATGGGTTGGAGACGCCAAGGTAATCCCAAGGAAAAAACCTGATCTGGCAGCTGCGTATGCAATGGCTGCAGACTTCATGGGCATGAAACTCCTCTACCTCGAAGCAGGATCAGGGGCTGATGAGCACATTCCAAAGGAAATGATACAGCTCGTTAAAAAGACCACAAATTCCATTGTAATAGTGGGTGGTGGAATCAGAACAGCTCAAGACGCTGCTGAAGTAGCAGCTGCAGGTGCAGATATGGTGGTTACAGGTACAGTTGTTGAAAACAGTTCCAACATCAAAGACAAAATTCAGGAACTCGTTGATGGTATAAGATCAACAGGATAA
- a CDS encoding 50S ribosomal protein L40e — protein sequence MARFEEAENRLFKIKICLKCNARNPPTAKTCRKCGYKGLRYKAKEARG from the coding sequence ATGGCTAGATTTGAAGAAGCAGAGAACAGGCTGTTTAAAATTAAAATTTGCCTTAAATGTAACGCAAGGAACCCACCGACTGCAAAGACTTGCAGAAAATGCGGTTACAAAGGTTTAAGATATAAAGCAAAAGAAGCAAGAGGTTAA
- a CDS encoding DUF367 family protein: MKVSVYHAEQCDPKKCTTVKLQRQGKIKVVTKLTMLPKGALVLDPFSAKSVSYEDREIVEKNGIVGLDCSWNRIQKSSIMFKGKKYHRSLPFLVAANPVNYGKPCKLSTAEAIAATFYIVGLKDNAVEIMSQFKWGPHFLKLNHELLEEYSSAKTSAEVVKIQNSFIGG, from the coding sequence ATGAAAGTATCGGTGTATCATGCAGAACAGTGTGACCCTAAAAAATGTACCACTGTAAAGCTTCAAAGGCAGGGTAAAATTAAAGTTGTAACTAAACTTACCATGTTACCTAAAGGAGCATTAGTACTGGATCCATTTTCTGCAAAATCGGTTTCATACGAAGACAGAGAAATAGTTGAAAAAAATGGTATTGTAGGTCTTGACTGTTCTTGGAACAGAATTCAAAAGTCCAGTATAATGTTCAAGGGCAAAAAATATCACAGATCTCTTCCTTTCCTTGTTGCAGCGAATCCCGTCAATTATGGAAAGCCATGCAAACTCTCAACTGCAGAGGCTATTGCAGCAACTTTTTATATAGTGGGACTTAAAGATAATGCTGTTGAAATAATGTCCCAGTTCAAATGGGGACCTCATTTTCTCAAGCTCAACCATGAGTTATTAGAGGAATATTCAAGTGCTAAAACAAGTGCTGAAGTTGTTAAGATTCAAAATAGTTTTATAGGAGGCTAA
- a CDS encoding Ig-like domain-containing protein has translation MTIIVSGTVSAASYNVTPGPNAIKIAINNAHSGDTLNLNGTYYEHDLVVNKNLTIRGSNQSGDSRSVIDAQKNGRVFLINSGVKLNLNYLQLVNGYASSNKTNPNGGAIYNNKGTLSVNDTKINSNYANYGGGIYNYKGTVNLSNSLVFLSAAYYNGGGIYNIGTMTLKNATIFENVARYNYGGGLYNFGTININNSKFFENSAKYGGGGIYNNLYTAKITQTNIFLNNAPKGGGVYNNIGTLNMTFCRITNNHLYHGCDFFNVAGKVCIPYNWWGTNKKPTTDIIYGYTNIKSWLVLSIKASQNLIPFGGQSNITADFLHDSNGFYHNPSYGYVPDGIPVYFTTDLGNINSSARTLKGAATAILYSGDISGIANVTATDNQTTVSTLVNIDTIAPSVTNIDPKNNMLNVKPNKIITITFSEPIKMGNGQIYITNIQGQIIPITTSIYNNTLNITPTNLLNSNLYTLTLNSSSITDIAGNGIENWSSVFGVGIPPKVVSVDPTNNAYNIPSNKVISVTFNESIKIGNGQIYLKNSDGSLIPISISSVGNKLQITPNNNLNEDYYTIILNIGSITGLNDNPIDNWNSTFSTGLSPTVSSINPSNNAVNVVPSKVITIAFNEPIKIGNEQITLQDSNGKLIAITTSVNNNILTITPVNNLTEDKYFVTLLFGSVTDLAGNPVAYWNSTFSVGISPYVFSSDPANNSINFAKNKPITIIFDEPIKPGLMNITLTNSGTPILFTTTVSDKTLTITPTTALDPLTLYTVTLNPGSVVDNAGNPSTFYTISFRTEA, from the coding sequence GTGACAATAATAGTATCTGGAACTGTAAGTGCAGCCAGCTACAATGTAACACCTGGACCCAATGCAATAAAAATTGCAATTAACAATGCTCATTCAGGTGACACATTAAATTTGAACGGAACCTACTACGAACATGATCTTGTTGTAAATAAAAACCTTACAATTAGAGGATCTAATCAGAGTGGTGATTCCAGATCAGTTATCGATGCTCAGAAAAATGGCAGAGTATTTTTAATCAACTCTGGAGTTAAACTGAATCTTAATTATCTTCAACTTGTGAATGGATACGCTTCATCAAACAAAACAAATCCCAATGGTGGAGCCATATACAACAACAAAGGAACATTATCTGTAAACGATACTAAAATTAATTCTAACTACGCCAACTACGGTGGAGGAATTTATAATTATAAAGGAACTGTTAATCTAAGTAACAGCCTCGTATTCCTCAGTGCTGCATACTACAATGGCGGAGGAATCTACAATATCGGTACTATGACCTTGAAGAATGCAACAATTTTTGAAAATGTAGCCCGTTACAACTATGGAGGAGGTTTATACAACTTTGGTACTATCAACATAAACAACTCTAAATTTTTTGAAAACAGTGCAAAGTATGGTGGTGGAGGAATCTACAACAATTTGTACACTGCAAAAATAACACAAACCAACATATTCCTAAACAACGCACCAAAGGGTGGAGGAGTCTACAACAACATAGGAACGTTGAACATGACCTTCTGTAGGATAACAAATAACCATTTATACCATGGATGTGACTTCTTCAATGTAGCCGGTAAAGTTTGCATACCATACAACTGGTGGGGTACAAACAAAAAACCAACTACCGATATTATTTATGGTTATACAAACATTAAATCATGGTTAGTATTAAGTATAAAGGCATCTCAGAACCTAATTCCATTTGGTGGCCAATCTAACATAACTGCAGACTTTTTACATGATTCAAACGGCTTTTATCATAATCCATCATATGGATATGTGCCTGATGGTATACCTGTGTACTTTACTACTGATCTAGGAAACATAAACAGCTCAGCAAGAACTTTAAAAGGTGCCGCTACAGCAATTTTATACAGCGGGGACATCAGTGGTATAGCCAATGTGACAGCCACAGATAATCAAACTACTGTGTCAACATTAGTTAATATCGACACAATCGCACCATCAGTAACCAACATCGATCCTAAAAATAACATGTTGAATGTGAAACCAAATAAAATAATTACTATAACCTTCAGCGAACCTATCAAGATGGGAAACGGACAAATATACATCACAAATATTCAAGGACAAATAATCCCAATAACAACAAGCATTTACAATAATACCCTAAATATTACTCCAACTAATCTACTAAATTCCAACCTTTACACACTAACTCTTAATTCCAGCAGTATAACAGACATAGCCGGTAATGGAATAGAAAATTGGAGTAGTGTATTTGGTGTAGGAATACCACCAAAAGTGGTCAGTGTAGATCCTACAAACAATGCATACAACATCCCTTCAAACAAAGTAATCTCAGTAACCTTCAATGAATCAATCAAAATAGGAAACGGACAGATATATCTCAAAAACAGCGATGGCAGTTTAATACCAATATCAATAAGTTCAGTTGGGAATAAATTACAAATAACTCCAAATAACAATCTAAATGAAGATTATTATACTATAATACTTAATATAGGTAGCATAACCGGTTTAAATGATAATCCAATAGATAATTGGAACAGTACATTTAGCACAGGTTTATCACCCACAGTATCCAGTATAAATCCATCAAACAACGCAGTAAATGTAGTTCCAAGCAAGGTAATCACTATAGCATTCAACGAACCAATCAAAATAGGAAATGAACAAATTACCCTTCAAGATAGTAATGGAAAATTAATAGCAATAACGACCAGTGTAAATAATAATATATTGACTATAACACCCGTTAACAATCTTACTGAAGACAAATATTTTGTAACTTTGTTATTTGGCAGTGTAACTGACTTGGCAGGAAATCCGGTAGCATATTGGAATAGCACATTCAGCGTAGGCATATCTCCATATGTATTCTCTTCTGATCCAGCAAATAATTCAATAAACTTTGCAAAAAATAAACCAATTACAATAATCTTCGACGAACCTATAAAACCAGGACTAATGAATATTACACTAACAAACTCCGGTACACCTATATTATTTACAACAACTGTAAGTGACAAAACTCTAACAATAACACCAACTACTGCACTAGATCCACTAACTCTGTACACCGTAACATTAAACCCGGGAAGTGTTGTTGATAATGCAGGTAACCCATCAACATTCTACACAATAAGTTTTAGAACAGAAGCATAA
- a CDS encoding VWA domain-containing protein → MRLLKNIIFPFSAIVGQTDVKKALILNAVNPSIGGVLIKGDKGTGKTTAVRALADLLPPINVVKGCPFNCDPNDTDALCDSCRSADFETELKPMRVVELPLGSTEDRVVGSINIEKALKEGLKALEPGILAEANRNILYVDEINLLDDNLVDVLLDAAAYGVNLVEREGISVAHPSKFMLVGTMNPQEGELRPQLSDRIGLHISVHTIMDLEERVKIMERREDFEGDPTAFKKKFEAKQTEILNKIVKAREILKKVHISRDLLEIIAYLCMEMGVDGHRADIAILRTSKAIAAYSEILEVDLHHVEEAAILVLGERFHNTSQNKNQISQMVQRAMDDLNKRNSERENSEKPEPDEDTTDEEGDTQTSTEESGGEEGSSNSNESQGNNQEFEDESQENSSDEPKTTESEPEPQNVPDDFEDMGERDTGKKLRSRDEEDETESCDEGLDIKKLLKIKGKSKKKLYGKRVDSTTSKGKYVKSKFPKDMGNDIAIDATLRAAALRSEGEITVKTEDLRQKVRKHGAKASIAVVVDISGSMYGEKKAVRVKDILNNLIEDAARNGDKVSVVGFKGKDALIIIPTTRRAVSFKEQIENLKIGGTTPLASGMKRGFEILKKEKFRDEYVPMMLILTDGMPNVAISKSPVDDAIDIAGSLKENEIHTIIINFEQAVKYGRDMNMELAVASGGRYYDLEHLKSPGCAVSMILDNERKDL, encoded by the coding sequence GTGAGACTATTGAAAAACATTATTTTTCCATTTTCTGCAATTGTAGGTCAAACTGATGTTAAAAAAGCCCTAATATTAAACGCTGTCAATCCAAGTATTGGTGGAGTTTTAATAAAGGGAGATAAGGGAACAGGAAAAACAACTGCTGTGAGGGCATTGGCAGATCTCCTACCTCCAATAAATGTTGTAAAGGGATGTCCTTTCAACTGCGATCCAAATGATACTGATGCTTTATGTGATTCATGCAGGTCAGCTGATTTTGAGACTGAATTAAAACCAATGCGGGTGGTTGAACTTCCACTGGGTTCTACAGAAGACCGGGTTGTTGGATCCATAAACATTGAAAAGGCACTTAAAGAAGGATTAAAAGCTTTGGAACCAGGAATTCTTGCTGAAGCCAATAGAAATATTCTTTACGTTGATGAGATCAATTTGCTGGATGATAACCTTGTAGATGTTCTTCTAGACGCCGCAGCCTATGGTGTGAATCTAGTGGAACGTGAAGGCATCTCAGTTGCACACCCTTCCAAGTTCATGTTGGTTGGTACAATGAACCCCCAAGAGGGTGAACTCAGACCCCAACTTTCAGATAGAATTGGCCTTCACATATCTGTCCACACCATCATGGATCTGGAGGAACGTGTAAAAATAATGGAACGGCGGGAGGATTTCGAGGGAGATCCTACTGCATTTAAAAAGAAATTCGAAGCCAAACAAACTGAAATTCTTAATAAAATAGTTAAGGCAAGGGAAATTCTTAAAAAAGTACATATTTCCAGGGATCTCCTGGAGATCATAGCATACCTATGCATGGAAATGGGTGTGGATGGTCACAGGGCAGACATAGCAATTCTAAGAACATCAAAAGCCATAGCTGCCTACAGCGAGATATTGGAAGTAGATCTGCACCATGTTGAAGAGGCTGCAATACTGGTACTGGGTGAAAGATTCCACAACACCTCCCAAAATAAAAACCAAATATCGCAGATGGTTCAGAGGGCCATGGATGATCTAAATAAACGGAACTCAGAAAGGGAAAACTCTGAAAAACCAGAACCTGATGAAGATACTACTGATGAAGAGGGGGACACCCAAACCTCAACTGAAGAATCAGGTGGGGAAGAGGGATCTTCAAACTCCAATGAATCCCAAGGGAACAACCAAGAATTTGAAGATGAATCCCAAGAAAATTCTTCAGACGAACCCAAAACAACGGAATCAGAACCTGAACCTCAAAATGTTCCTGATGATTTTGAAGATATGGGGGAAAGGGATACAGGAAAAAAACTCAGATCAAGAGATGAAGAGGATGAAACAGAATCCTGTGATGAGGGGCTTGATATAAAAAAATTGTTGAAGATCAAGGGAAAATCTAAGAAAAAACTCTATGGAAAAAGAGTTGATTCAACCACGTCCAAGGGAAAATATGTTAAAAGCAAGTTTCCAAAGGATATGGGCAATGACATAGCCATTGACGCCACATTAAGGGCTGCTGCCCTTCGTTCTGAAGGGGAGATAACTGTTAAAACTGAAGATTTACGTCAAAAGGTTCGTAAACATGGTGCTAAAGCTTCCATTGCAGTTGTTGTTGATATTAGTGGATCCATGTACGGTGAAAAAAAAGCAGTACGTGTTAAGGACATACTCAACAACCTTATAGAAGATGCAGCTAGAAATGGTGATAAGGTCAGTGTTGTTGGATTTAAGGGTAAAGATGCTTTGATTATAATACCAACAACACGAAGGGCAGTATCATTTAAGGAACAGATTGAAAATCTTAAGATAGGTGGAACAACACCCCTAGCTTCAGGAATGAAAAGGGGATTTGAGATTCTTAAGAAGGAAAAGTTCAGGGATGAATACGTTCCAATGATGTTGATACTAACCGATGGAATGCCCAACGTAGCAATTAGTAAGAGTCCAGTGGATGATGCTATTGATATTGCAGGAAGCCTCAAGGAAAATGAGATCCATACAATTATTATTAATTTTGAGCAGGCAGTAAAGTACGGAAGGGACATGAACATGGAACTTGCTGTGGCCTCTGGAGGAAGGTACTACGATCTCGAACATTTAAAATCTCCAGGCTGTGCAGTTTCAATGATTCTTGACAACGAGAGAAAAGATCTTTAA
- a CDS encoding DUF116 domain-containing protein, with protein sequence MAFMEFYQIFGQIVFILAIVLLTLLSVTLILGKLLLKEDKLVFPRLLLFTVDMFYGIFKKFSENVGVDGKIVDQIGVEVRNNVNEKVYKHTKPQDKIVVLPHCLRSTECEANLETSGLVCNNCNRCVIGVIKTKAEEKGFKVFIIPGSTFLKKILEKNDFKAVLGVACYQDLNLSMMKLSKFSCQGVPLLKDGCINTKVDVKAVFEKLGEIQNQDPNPISSSCSNESYNQKTM encoded by the coding sequence ATGGCATTTATGGAATTTTATCAAATATTTGGGCAGATCGTGTTCATTCTGGCCATTGTGCTTTTGACCCTTCTTTCTGTTACCCTAATACTTGGAAAACTTCTTCTTAAAGAAGATAAACTTGTTTTTCCCAGGCTCTTACTATTTACAGTCGATATGTTCTACGGAATCTTTAAAAAGTTCTCTGAAAACGTTGGTGTGGATGGAAAGATAGTGGATCAGATAGGGGTAGAAGTCCGGAACAATGTTAATGAAAAGGTTTACAAACATACAAAGCCACAAGACAAGATCGTGGTTCTTCCACACTGTCTCAGATCAACAGAATGTGAAGCAAACTTAGAAACATCAGGATTGGTTTGCAACAATTGTAACAGATGTGTGATAGGAGTCATAAAAACCAAAGCTGAAGAAAAGGGATTTAAAGTATTTATTATCCCAGGATCAACTTTTCTAAAGAAAATATTAGAAAAAAATGATTTCAAAGCTGTTTTAGGGGTGGCATGTTACCAAGATTTGAACCTGTCCATGATGAAGCTGTCAAAATTTTCATGTCAGGGCGTACCACTGTTAAAGGATGGTTGCATCAACACCAAAGTAGATGTTAAAGCTGTTTTTGAGAAACTGGGTGAGATCCAAAATCAGGACCCTAACCCAATTAGTAGCTCTTGCAGCAATGAATCCTACAACCAAAAAACAATGTAA